CATCAGACGGAATATTTTTAATTTTATTAAGTTGTCGAAGTTGTGTTTTAGCACTTTCTGCGATAATGGGATTTTCGTTATTTTGACTTTCTTCCAATATTTGGTATGTTTTTGGATCAGTCAGTAGTGCAAAATATTCACCCGAAAGAATAGACAGTGCTTTATTTCGGAAAGCTGCTCCATTTCGTGGTGCGATTGTTAGTGCGTCAAAACTCATTGTTGTAATTGCAAGATTCAAGCTATTTAATTTATCCAGTAAATCTTCGTATGTCATATATTGACCTCCTAATTATTCCTTATATTGTAACGCAAGCAGTCGCAAAATGAAATAAATAACAGACCTTGCATCCATTTCTGTTTTTTTATGATGAAAGTCATGTATAATAAATCTATATATGGGAGGGTTCATTATGTATGATAAATGTGTGGCATTGTTAAAGAGTCGTGGAGTAGAAATATCCGATATTATAGAGTGTGTTGTTTTTCTTCAAAAAGACTATGTTGAAGATATCGATTCGATTGATATAAAACCAATCGTTAACAGTGTATTGAATAAGCGTGAAGTCCAACATGCGTTGATTACCGGAATTAACATTGACATCTCTGTTGAAAATAATAATTTTGGTGGTAATTTTATCGAAGATATTATTCATCGAGATGAAGGACTCTATGGAATTGATGAGGTTCTTGCTTACGGGATTTGTAACCTCTATGGTTCAATTGCGCTCACAAATTATGGCTATATTGACAAAGTTAAGCCAGGCATAATCGGAACTTTGAACGAACATAACAATGGAACTTGCAATACATTCCTCGATGATATTGTTGGAGCAATTGCAGCTTCTGCAGCAAGTAAACTCGCTCACAGTCAACATCAAGAAAGAAACATTAATAAATAACAATTATTTGTATTAAATAGGGAAGTGGAGGTGTTATCTATGTATTCTTCAAAAGACGTGGCTCTAACAGTGGAGAAACTCTTAAAGCGTTTAGAAGTGGAAAAAGATGGTTTGGTGCTCGTACATGAAAGCGATGGATTTGATCCGTTCTATTCTAAAATTATACTGGATGGGATCCAAAGTCATATGAAAGATGGAACTGTTTGCGTTTTTGGAGATTGTGAGTTTAATTCGGATGTACTTGTTAAGGACATGGTTCCGTATATTTCAAATCAAGAACGTCTTGTGTTATCCAGCGGAAAAATGATGCAACTTATGACTCTTCAACAAGAATGCATTTATGTGACACACCCAAGTTTAATGATTGCAACAGCGGGTAAATTTAGTAGATACTTTGGAAGGCCTACGGAAATGGATTTCCCTTATGGGGCACATTCCGTATTTACTGATTTTTATGATTTGAGTGCTACGCTTATTTTGGTGGGTGATGTGTTGGAGTTGTTCGAAGCGAAGTTTGCTTATGCAACGCTTGATCACCATGTAATAAGAAAGACGGCCTGTTTAAAAGATAAATCGGTAATGACCTATCTAGATATTGTGCCAAATTATACGCGGATTCATGATTTAGTATTTAATTCCAAACTGCTTCTTTATGAGCAATTAGATGGACAATATATATACGGCGTTAAATATCGTGATTTTATTGATTATTTAAAAGAGGTGCTTTAAACCTCTTTTTATTTTTTATACAATAGATATAATTAGAGGAGATCGTTACTCACGTAAGGTTTATATGTATTGAGGTGATAAAAATGAAAACAAAAAAAATACTAACAATTTCAACATATGTGTTACTTTTTGGAGTTTTGGAATGCATCACAGTCACTTTTGACATTTTGAGGTTGCCACAAGGTGGTTCCGTATCTTCGAGTATTTTGGTCTTAATTGTGGCAAGTTATCATTTAGGGTTGAAGAATTCAATATGTGTCGTAAGCCTGTCATTTCTTGTGAAGTGCATGATTCAGCCACCGATTGCAATTCACTGGTTTCAATTTTTCTTGGATTATATTTTTGCTTATTCGGTTTATGCAATCGTAGGATTGATTCCTAATCTAAAAGTATATGATTTATCCCTGCCAATAGGAGTTGTTGTATCGAATCTATTAAGGTTCATCTTGCATACATTATCTGGCTTGCTATTCTATG
This genomic stretch from Erysipelothrix rhusiopathiae harbors:
- a CDS encoding phosphatidylglycerophosphatase A, encoding MYDKCVALLKSRGVEISDIIECVVFLQKDYVEDIDSIDIKPIVNSVLNKREVQHALITGINIDISVENNNFGGNFIEDIIHRDEGLYGIDEVLAYGICNLYGSIALTNYGYIDKVKPGIIGTLNEHNNGTCNTFLDDIVGAIAASAASKLAHSQHQERNINK
- a CDS encoding energy-coupled thiamine transporter ThiT translates to MKTKKILTISTYVLLFGVLECITVTFDILRLPQGGSVSSSILVLIVASYHLGLKNSICVVSLSFLVKCMIQPPIAIHWFQFFLDYIFAYSVYAIVGLIPNLKVYDLSLPIGVVVSNLLRFILHTLSGLLFYAGFYRGNVLLGVVSYNATYMIPTTIISFALILALMPKLEPLLMLRTGIKNRN